Proteins from one Mesotoga infera genomic window:
- a CDS encoding beta-galactosidase, with translation MNWFGAAYYPEHWPRERWKEDARMMAYLGINVVRIGEFSWSVVEKSPGDIDFSLLDEAIEVIYSEGIRVIMGTPTCTPPPWLVKRYPEILQVDRDGLTINAGSRRHYCFNSQVYREETIRIVKAYVEHYGRDPRVIAWQADNEYGCHNSTVCYCENCAIAFREWLKKRYGTLDRLNQRWGTVFWSQVYRDWDEIDPPRRSLSSPNPSLMLDYRRFSSDSVLEYHILQRDIIKKGSRAPLTHNFMVNFTEIDYKKMAEKVDFVSWDNYVMTDYDPDLQALNHDLMRSLKKSSFLVMEQQPGRVNWRVVNEAYPPEQMAFWIKQSMAHGAFGSLVFRFRQLPFGAEQFHSGLLNYDGSTTERAKAFAETVKELRNWKIDRLKKEAAIYIDYENFWIGETDNLNGNFNLLQDGILPLYKTIRSFGYNVDFLFPGDSPSGYSFVCIPSAFKLDPEFLEALQEFEGKIFITAMTSQKDENNNVRLQDNDSFKRLTGIRIIDAAGIKNPVRISFGKDEYIGGFVIEALELTDGCEEMAVYLEGPFKGKPAIVKKGRCYYLSTVGDIELFKELFELAGIKRMANGSARVLRTESNMVLLNPFPYNIRILIDGVVHNLREYEVKVVLPQRI, from the coding sequence TTGAATTGGTTTGGAGCGGCATATTACCCAGAACATTGGCCTCGAGAGAGGTGGAAAGAAGATGCCAGGATGATGGCTTATCTTGGCATAAATGTTGTACGAATTGGCGAATTCTCGTGGAGTGTAGTAGAGAAAAGTCCGGGAGATATTGATTTCTCTCTTCTAGATGAAGCCATTGAGGTTATCTACTCAGAAGGAATAAGAGTGATCATGGGAACTCCTACATGCACTCCCCCCCCGTGGCTGGTCAAACGTTATCCCGAAATACTTCAGGTTGATAGAGACGGACTTACCATCAATGCTGGAAGCAGGAGACACTATTGTTTCAACTCTCAAGTCTACCGGGAAGAGACGATCAGAATTGTGAAAGCCTATGTAGAACACTATGGAAGAGATCCCAGGGTGATCGCCTGGCAGGCAGATAATGAATATGGTTGCCATAACTCGACAGTCTGTTATTGTGAAAACTGTGCGATAGCTTTTAGAGAATGGTTAAAAAAAAGGTATGGCACTCTGGATAGACTTAATCAACGTTGGGGAACTGTATTCTGGAGCCAGGTATATCGGGATTGGGATGAGATCGATCCCCCAAGAAGAAGTCTGTCTTCTCCTAATCCCTCTCTCATGCTTGATTACAGGCGCTTCTCGTCTGATTCGGTGCTAGAGTATCATATCTTGCAGAGAGATATAATAAAGAAAGGATCTCGAGCGCCATTAACGCATAATTTCATGGTTAATTTCACCGAAATAGACTACAAAAAGATGGCCGAGAAGGTGGATTTCGTTTCTTGGGATAATTACGTAATGACAGATTACGATCCCGATCTTCAGGCATTGAATCACGACCTCATGAGATCGTTGAAAAAGTCGTCCTTTCTTGTAATGGAGCAGCAGCCTGGAAGGGTCAACTGGAGAGTTGTGAACGAGGCCTATCCTCCAGAGCAGATGGCTTTCTGGATTAAGCAATCAATGGCTCATGGGGCTTTTGGCTCTCTTGTTTTTAGATTCAGGCAACTACCGTTTGGTGCAGAGCAGTTCCATAGCGGTCTACTCAATTATGATGGCTCAACAACCGAAAGGGCAAAAGCTTTTGCAGAGACAGTTAAGGAACTGAGAAACTGGAAAATCGATAGACTAAAGAAAGAGGCCGCGATTTACATTGATTATGAGAATTTCTGGATAGGTGAGACCGATAATCTCAATGGAAACTTCAATCTCTTACAGGACGGTATTCTTCCACTTTATAAGACTATCAGAAGCTTCGGATACAATGTCGATTTCCTCTTTCCCGGAGATTCGCCATCCGGTTACTCCTTTGTATGTATTCCATCGGCTTTTAAACTTGATCCAGAATTTCTCGAAGCTCTTCAGGAGTTCGAAGGAAAGATATTTATCACAGCAATGACCTCACAGAAAGACGAAAATAATAACGTCCGTCTTCAGGATAACGACAGTTTTAAAAGATTAACGGGAATTAGAATCATTGATGCAGCGGGTATTAAAAACCCGGTTAGGATTTCCTTTGGGAAAGACGAATACATCGGAGGCTTTGTAATCGAAGCTCTCGAGTTGACTGATGGTTGCGAAGAAATGGCCGTTTATCTAGAAGGTCCCTTCAAGGGAAAACCGGCTATTGTAAAGAAAGGTAGATGCTATTACTTAAGTACAGTAGGAGACATAGAACTCTTCAAAGAGCTATTTGAGCTAGCGGGAATCAAGAGAATGGCCAATGGATCTGCCAGAGTCTTAAGAACTGAATCTAATATGGTTCTACTAAATCCTTTTCCGTACAACATCAGAATTCTGATCGATGGAGTAGTTCATAACCTTAGAGAATACGAAGTAAAAGTGGTTCTTCCTCAGCGTATATGA
- the ltrA gene encoding group II intron reverse transcriptase/maturase: MKYYSLIDKVYSKKNLLKAYHRVNSNRGAPGIDGVTVKSFGEKLLEEIERLSEEIKSGEYMPMPLRRVEIPKADGKTRQLGIPAVRDRVVQQSLKEILEPIFEERFHPSSYGYRKGRNAWQAVEKAKAFASKYGLCNVVELDLSKCFDTLDHEKIIDSVAERVSDGKILKLIRAMLKSGVMEDGVWKATETGSPQGSVISPLLANIYLDEFDQKMKARGIRIVRYADDILIFSKTQEEAREFLAIAINILEIDMKLKVNRNKTRITTLEEGFHFLGFEIKGERVGIEKSRLKRFKGKVKGLTRRNQSTPVKEIVKELNPLLRGFASYFRIVDLQSTLRGLLSWIRRRLRAIILHQWKSTKKLNRVLRRAGWEEKVNLRMNKWRSSHTKAVNYAIPNRFFEEMNLFDMTSYYHPLSKYPILDP, from the coding sequence ATGAAGTATTACAGTCTAATCGACAAAGTCTATTCGAAGAAGAACCTATTGAAAGCCTATCACAGGGTAAACTCCAACAGAGGAGCTCCTGGGATAGACGGAGTAACCGTAAAATCATTCGGGGAGAAACTCCTCGAAGAAATCGAGAGATTATCCGAAGAAATCAAGAGCGGTGAGTACATGCCCATGCCACTCAGGAGAGTAGAAATCCCAAAAGCAGATGGTAAAACAAGGCAATTGGGAATACCTGCTGTGAGAGACAGGGTGGTACAACAATCTCTCAAGGAGATACTGGAACCTATATTCGAGGAAAGATTCCATCCCTCCAGTTACGGTTACAGAAAGGGAAGAAATGCCTGGCAGGCGGTGGAGAAGGCGAAAGCTTTTGCATCCAAATACGGTCTGTGCAATGTAGTGGAACTTGACCTGAGCAAATGTTTCGACACTCTGGATCATGAGAAGATAATAGACTCCGTAGCAGAGAGAGTGAGTGATGGAAAGATACTCAAACTCATACGCGCAATGCTGAAGAGCGGAGTAATGGAAGATGGAGTCTGGAAGGCAACAGAAACTGGCAGTCCACAGGGTAGTGTAATAAGTCCCCTGCTGGCGAACATCTACCTGGACGAGTTCGACCAGAAGATGAAAGCCAGAGGAATAAGGATAGTCAGATATGCAGACGACATATTAATCTTCTCGAAAACCCAGGAAGAAGCCCGAGAGTTTCTGGCAATCGCGATCAACATACTGGAGATTGACATGAAGCTCAAGGTCAACAGAAACAAGACGAGAATCACAACACTGGAGGAGGGCTTTCACTTTCTTGGCTTCGAAATAAAAGGCGAGAGAGTTGGGATAGAGAAATCCAGATTGAAAAGGTTCAAGGGAAAGGTCAAGGGACTTACAAGAAGGAACCAGAGCACACCGGTAAAGGAAATAGTGAAAGAGCTAAATCCACTGTTGAGAGGATTTGCCAGCTATTTCAGGATAGTAGACTTACAATCTACCTTGAGAGGGCTTTTGAGCTGGATAAGGAGAAGGCTTAGAGCCATCATACTACACCAGTGGAAGAGCACAAAGAAACTGAACAGAGTCCTTAGAAGGGCTGGATGGGAAGAGAAAGTCAATTTGAGAATGAACAAATGGCGCTCTTCTCACACAAAAGCAGTCAATTACGCCATTCCCAACAGGTTCTTTGAAGAGATGAACTTATTCGATATGACATCGTACTATCATCCCCTGTCGAAGTATCCGATACTCGATCCATGA
- a CDS encoding tocopherol cyclase family protein: MSLRPVFNPSLYHGESKKGNFFEGWYFKLIDRERKRSCAVIPGVSLAGKAEKPHAFIQFLFGKEMRSDNFIYDFDRFRYDKKRFDLHLGGSRFSSESISLDLASPENRIRGEVRFLESFKWPSSLLSPGIMGPFTFVPFMECYHGVVSMDHLLEGQLEVNGQRWDFTGGRGYIEKDWGRSFPQAWIWMQSNSFSEPGVSFMLSVARIPWLGRSFTGFLCGLLRDGELLRFTTYKMARIRTVEVSSDAVRVEIAMSRFLLKVFARRTGGASLLSPVRGSMRGRINETLTSEISIELYENGRPVFKDTGSDAGLEVVGELKARGRN; encoded by the coding sequence ATGAGCTTGAGACCGGTCTTCAATCCATCACTTTATCACGGCGAGTCGAAAAAGGGGAATTTCTTCGAGGGCTGGTATTTCAAGCTCATTGATCGAGAGAGAAAGAGATCGTGCGCCGTGATACCGGGAGTATCACTTGCCGGGAAGGCGGAAAAGCCCCACGCCTTCATTCAGTTTCTCTTCGGGAAAGAGATGAGGTCGGACAACTTCATTTACGATTTCGACCGATTCCGCTACGACAAGAAGCGTTTCGACCTACACCTTGGAGGGAGCCGCTTCTCCTCGGAGAGCATCTCGCTGGACCTGGCGAGTCCAGAAAACCGCATACGCGGGGAAGTAAGGTTTCTCGAATCCTTCAAATGGCCCTCGAGTCTTCTTTCCCCGGGCATCATGGGACCTTTCACATTCGTGCCCTTCATGGAGTGCTACCACGGAGTCGTGAGTATGGACCACCTTCTCGAAGGCCAGCTTGAGGTTAACGGTCAAAGATGGGACTTCACCGGTGGCAGGGGTTATATCGAAAAGGACTGGGGAAGATCCTTCCCGCAAGCCTGGATATGGATGCAAAGCAACAGCTTCAGCGAACCGGGCGTTTCGTTCATGCTTTCGGTGGCGAGAATTCCCTGGCTTGGAAGGAGCTTCACCGGCTTTCTGTGCGGTCTGCTGCGCGATGGCGAACTTCTTCGCTTTACAACCTATAAAATGGCCAGAATTCGCACTGTCGAAGTCTCCAGCGACGCGGTGCGCGTAGAGATCGCCATGTCGCGCTTCCTCCTGAAGGTTTTCGCGCGTAGAACCGGAGGGGCGTCCCTCCTGTCGCCGGTTCGCGGCAGCATGAGAGGGAGAATCAACGAGACTCTGACATCGGAGATCTCTATCGAGCTGTACGAAAACGGCCGACCTGTTTTTAAAGACACAGGAAGCGACGCCGGTCTCGAAGTAGTGGGCGAGTTGAAGGCCCGGGGGAGGAATTAA
- a CDS encoding OsmC family protein — translation MGSKVHSRVEFENTFKGTGKCDNGHTVPIGSGGAAPYDLLTMALSSCLYSTFLDIMAKKKIEFSGAEIDVSGEKRDEVPTTLKYCKVTARVRNVASNSRAGVEKSFELATKYCSVYQTLSKVSQMDWEVIFE, via the coding sequence ATGGGTAGTAAAGTTCATTCTAGAGTGGAATTCGAAAACACGTTCAAAGGCACGGGAAAGTGCGACAACGGGCATACGGTGCCGATTGGATCGGGAGGTGCCGCCCCGTATGATCTTCTCACCATGGCCCTTTCCTCCTGTCTCTACTCGACTTTTCTCGATATCATGGCCAAGAAGAAGATAGAATTTTCAGGCGCCGAGATCGACGTCTCGGGCGAAAAGCGCGATGAAGTACCCACGACCCTGAAATATTGCAAAGTCACCGCCAGAGTGAGAAACGTGGCATCAAACAGCAGGGCCGGGGTGGAAAAGTCCTTCGAACTGGCTACCAAATACTGTTCTGTTTACCAGACATTATCGAAAGTTTCTCAGATGGACTGGGAAGTGATCTTCGAGTGA